Proteins encoded within one genomic window of Oncorhynchus mykiss isolate Arlee chromosome 27, USDA_OmykA_1.1, whole genome shotgun sequence:
- the LOC118944772 gene encoding alpha-(1,3)-fucosyltransferase 4-like — translation MELTQWATQWITGGRSTFHRAGKRPSLCRCKTFRVAVLRTSCSWVCFTAFVCGLFLLLGVCFLNLFDPRLQPLPLTGVEPRDVTLLLWTHPFGRYRRLPDCEARFGIRGCVLTDDRRTYPGADAIIMHHREIMTNATALPSDPRPRGQKWIWMNFESPSHTRGLQQFEGLFNLTMTYRADSDIFLPYGYLVTRLHPHANAPHTRPRRPHLLAWVISNWSESQARVAYYRRLVNYVDVDVFGRAGVPLPEDSTVVRTVRRYLFYLALENSQHPDYITEKLWNSLLAGAVPVVLGPPRENYERFLPHDAFIHVDDFSSPRLLAQYLMLLRRSPTLLQRHLAWRRSYSVHLTAFWAEHYCTACRVVRNHSLRTDTITNLQRWFES, via the coding sequence ATGGAGCTAACTCAGTGGGCAACTCAGTGGATAACAGGGGGTCGTTCTACCTTTCACAGAGCCGGTAAGCGCCCCAGTCTGTGTCGCTGCAAAACATTTCGAGTGGCTGTTCTGAGAACATCATGCTCGTGGGTGTGTTTCACCGCTTTCGTCTGTGGACTCTTTCTCCTCCTCGGAGTGTGTTTTCTCAATCTCTTTGACCCACGactccaacccctccctctcactggaGTGGAGCCCAGAGATGTCACCCTTCTGTTGTGGACGCACCCCTTCGGCCGTTACCGCAGACTGCCGGACTGTGAGGCGCGCTTTGGGATCCGTGGGTGCGTACTGACCGACGACCGACGCACGTACCCTGGGGCTGACGCCATCATCATGCACCACCGTGAGATAATGACCAACGCCACGGCGCTCCCGTCTGACCCACGACCCCGTGGCCAGAAGTGGATCTGGATGAATTTTGAGTCCCCGTCTCACACTCGTGGCCTGCAGCAGTTCGAGGGCTTGTTCAACCTCACCATGACCTACCGTGCAGATTCAGACATCTTCCTCCCCTACGGCTACCTGGTGACCCGCCTTCACCCTCACGCCAACGCCCCCCACACACGCCCCCGACGGCCCCACCTACTGGCTTGGGTCATCAGTAACTGGTCGGAGTCGCAGGCCCGCGTGGCGTATTACCGTCGGCTGGTTAACTACGTTGACGTGGATGTGTTCGGGCGTGCAGGCGTGCCACTGCCAGAGGACAGcactgtggtgcgcacggtgagGCGTTACCTGTTTTATCTGGCGTTGGAGAACTCCCAGCACCCCGACTACATCACCGAGAAGCTGTGGAACTCCTTACTGGCCGGGGCCGTTCCTGTAGTTCTCGGGCCGCCGCGGGAAAACTACGAACGCTTCCTCCCCCATGATGCCTTCATTCATGTGGACGACTTCTCCTCTCCCCGCCTGCTCGCCCAATACCTGATGCTGCTGCGCCGGAGCCCCACCCTCCTGCAGAGACACCTGGCTTGGAGGAGGAGCTACAGCGTGCACCTGACCGCTTTCTGGGCGGAGCATTACTGCACAGCATGTCGCGTCGTGCGGAACCACAGTCTCCGGACTGACACCATCACCAACCTTCAGCGCTGGTTTGAGTCCTGA